One window of the Candidatus Bathyarchaeota archaeon genome contains the following:
- a CDS encoding aminopeptidase: LVDPRVTKHAKIIVDYSTRIRKGDNVLIQISDQGLDLAVEILRQASRRGASCLITSQPVDAAEAYYKNTPNEYLKIFPKHIYSLVKASDVIISIRGEANTRSLSAIEPSRLSLRSATLEKIQEERMRKRWCLTQHPTFAYAQEADMSYSDYCDFVYSAILMDWKREAKKLTILKRFLDNSREIKLEGDGTDLTMKVNGRIFVVDEAKHNLPGGEIFTAPIEESVDGRIYFDLPAIHSGKEVKDIELEFRSGKIVSCRASKNIEFLEAMIKTDPGAARVGEFGIGTNMRINRFTRNILFDEKIGGTIHLAIGRAYRECRGRNVSAIHWDMIKTMKPGRIVVDGKVIQEDGRFIWDRISRTSKPKRHNKQE, from the coding sequence CTCTTGTGGATCCGAGAGTCACCAAGCATGCAAAAATAATCGTAGATTACTCAACAAGGATCAGGAAGGGTGACAATGTCCTTATCCAGATAAGTGATCAAGGCCTAGACCTTGCAGTCGAGATCCTGAGACAAGCATCGAGGAGGGGCGCATCCTGTTTAATCACCTCACAGCCTGTGGATGCAGCTGAGGCGTACTACAAGAACACACCTAATGAGTATCTTAAGATCTTTCCCAAACACATATACTCACTAGTAAAGGCGTCAGACGTGATCATCTCGATCAGGGGTGAGGCGAACACTAGAAGCCTCTCAGCGATTGAGCCTAGCAGGCTGAGTCTCAGGTCTGCAACCCTCGAGAAGATACAGGAAGAGAGGATGAGGAAGAGGTGGTGCCTCACACAGCATCCAACATTCGCTTACGCCCAGGAAGCTGACATGTCCTACAGTGATTACTGCGATTTCGTATACTCAGCCATCCTCATGGACTGGAAGAGGGAAGCAAAGAAACTAACCATTCTCAAGAGGTTCCTTGATAACTCGAGAGAGATCAAGCTGGAGGGTGATGGAACAGATCTCACCATGAAAGTCAACGGCAGGATCTTCGTCGTAGACGAAGCGAAACATAATCTTCCAGGAGGAGAGATCTTCACTGCCCCTATCGAAGAATCAGTAGACGGGAGGATCTACTTCGACCTTCCAGCTATACATTCAGGCAAGGAGGTTAAAGACATAGAGTTGGAATTCAGAAGTGGAAAGATAGTTTCATGTAGAGCATCGAAGAACATTGAGTTCTTGGAGGCAATGATAAAGACCGATCCTGGAGCGGCTAGAGTCGGGGAATTTGGAATTGGAACAAACATGCGAATAAACAGGTTCACAAGAAACATCCTCTTCGACGAGAAGATAGGGGGAACAATACATTTGGCTATAGGCAGAGCTTACAGGGAGTGTCGGGGTAGGAACGTGAGCGCCATACATTGGGACATGATAAAGACCATGAAGCCCGGTAGAATAGTAGTTGACGGGAAAGTAATACAGGAGGATGGAAGATTCATTTGGGATAGAATCTCAAGAACCTCGAAACCTAAACGTCATAACAAACAGGAATAA